Proteins from one Sphingopyxis terrae subsp. terrae NBRC 15098 genomic window:
- the acnA gene encoding aconitate hydratase AcnA, translating to MTTTGHDTLGTRSTLNVGGKSYAYYSLEKAAAKLGDVSRLPFSMKVLLENLLRFEDGGFTVSTDDVQALVDWQKDPHSNREIQYRPARVLLQDFTGVPCVVDLAAMRDAIAKLGGDTTKINPLVPVHLVIDHSVMVDEFGTPKAFEQNVEIEYYRNGERYDFLKWGSKSLSNFKAVPPGTGICHQVNLEHIAQAVWSSEDADGTTVAYPDTCVGTDSHTTMINGLGVLGWGVGGIEAEAAMLGQPVSMLIPEVVGFKFTGKLKEGVTATDLVLTATQMLRAKGVVGRFVEYFGPGLASLSLADRATLANMAPEYGATCGFFGIDDKTIDYMRLTGRSEENIALVEAYAKAQGLWIVDGAADPVFTDTLELDLSTVVPSLAGPKRPQDRVSLPDVDDVFNADMAKVYNKAQTRVPVEGKDFDIGDGDVTIAAITSCTNTSNPGVLVAAGLVAKKADELGLKPKPWVKTSLAPGSQVVTDYLEKAGLQKHLDNIGFNLVGYGCTTCIGNSGPLAEPISKAINENGLVAAAVISGNRNFEGRVSPDVRANFLASPPLVVAYALKGTVIEDFTTTPIGTGKDGQDVFLKDIWPTNQEVADMVAGAVDRDMFEARYAHVYKGDAHWQKIEVEGSDTYQWRAGSTYVANPPYFEGMSMTPAPVSDIVGAKPLAILGDSITTDHISPAGSIKADSPAGKWLMEHQVSKADFNSYGARRGHHEVMMRGTFANIRIKNEMVPGIEGGMSRYGQEVMPIYDAAMRHKADGTPLVVIAGKEYGTGSSRDWAAKGTNLLGVRAVIVESFERIHRSNLVGMGVLPLQFLEGQTRETLGLTGDDSFTITGIADIKPRQTVTVEVTRPDGSTFSFDTLCRIDTANEVEYYMNGGILHYVLRKLAA from the coding sequence ATGACCACCACCGGCCACGACACGCTCGGAACCCGCTCGACGCTGAATGTCGGCGGCAAGAGTTACGCCTATTATTCGCTCGAAAAGGCGGCAGCAAAGCTGGGCGATGTTTCGCGCCTGCCGTTCAGCATGAAGGTGCTGCTCGAAAATCTGCTGCGCTTCGAGGACGGCGGCTTCACCGTTTCGACCGATGACGTCCAGGCGCTGGTCGACTGGCAGAAGGATCCCCATTCGAACCGCGAAATCCAGTATCGCCCGGCGCGCGTGCTGCTGCAGGATTTCACCGGCGTTCCCTGCGTCGTTGACCTTGCCGCGATGCGCGATGCGATTGCCAAGCTCGGCGGCGACACGACCAAGATCAACCCGCTCGTCCCCGTCCACCTCGTCATCGACCACTCGGTCATGGTCGACGAATTCGGCACGCCCAAGGCGTTCGAGCAGAATGTCGAGATCGAATATTATCGCAACGGCGAACGCTATGACTTCCTGAAATGGGGGTCGAAGTCGCTGTCGAACTTCAAGGCGGTGCCTCCCGGCACCGGCATCTGCCACCAGGTCAACCTCGAGCATATCGCGCAGGCGGTGTGGTCGAGCGAGGATGCCGACGGCACCACCGTCGCCTATCCCGACACCTGCGTCGGCACCGACAGCCACACGACGATGATCAACGGCCTCGGCGTCCTCGGCTGGGGCGTCGGCGGGATTGAAGCGGAAGCCGCGATGCTCGGCCAGCCCGTGTCGATGCTGATCCCCGAAGTCGTTGGCTTCAAATTCACCGGCAAGCTGAAGGAAGGCGTCACCGCGACCGACCTCGTGCTCACCGCGACGCAGATGCTGCGCGCCAAGGGCGTCGTCGGCCGCTTCGTCGAATATTTCGGCCCCGGCCTCGCTTCGCTGAGCCTCGCCGACCGCGCGACGCTCGCCAATATGGCGCCCGAATATGGCGCGACGTGCGGCTTCTTCGGCATCGACGACAAGACGATCGATTACATGCGCCTGACCGGCCGCAGCGAAGAAAATATCGCGCTGGTCGAAGCCTATGCGAAGGCGCAGGGGCTGTGGATCGTCGACGGCGCGGCGGACCCTGTATTCACAGACACGCTCGAACTCGACCTGTCGACCGTCGTCCCGTCGCTCGCCGGGCCGAAGCGGCCGCAGGACCGGGTCTCGCTTCCCGATGTCGACGATGTGTTCAATGCCGACATGGCAAAGGTCTATAACAAGGCGCAGACGCGCGTGCCGGTCGAGGGCAAGGATTTCGACATCGGCGACGGCGACGTCACCATCGCCGCGATCACCAGCTGCACCAACACCTCGAACCCCGGCGTTCTCGTTGCCGCGGGGCTCGTCGCCAAAAAGGCCGACGAGCTGGGCCTGAAGCCCAAGCCGTGGGTCAAGACCAGCCTCGCGCCGGGATCGCAGGTCGTAACCGACTATCTCGAAAAGGCCGGGCTGCAGAAGCATCTCGACAATATCGGCTTCAACCTCGTGGGCTATGGCTGCACGACGTGCATCGGCAACTCGGGTCCGCTTGCCGAGCCGATTTCGAAGGCGATCAACGAGAATGGCCTCGTCGCCGCGGCGGTCATTTCGGGCAACCGCAACTTCGAAGGCCGCGTGTCGCCTGACGTGCGCGCCAACTTCCTCGCCTCTCCGCCGCTCGTTGTCGCCTATGCGCTCAAGGGCACGGTGATCGAGGATTTCACCACCACCCCGATCGGCACCGGCAAGGACGGGCAGGACGTTTTCCTCAAGGACATCTGGCCGACCAACCAGGAAGTCGCCGACATGGTCGCCGGCGCGGTCGACCGCGACATGTTCGAGGCGCGCTACGCGCACGTCTACAAGGGCGACGCGCACTGGCAGAAGATCGAGGTCGAGGGCAGCGACACCTATCAGTGGCGCGCTGGCTCGACCTATGTCGCCAACCCGCCCTATTTCGAGGGCATGTCGATGACGCCGGCACCGGTCAGCGACATCGTCGGCGCAAAGCCGCTTGCGATCCTCGGCGACAGCATCACCACCGACCATATTTCTCCGGCGGGCAGCATCAAGGCGGACTCGCCGGCCGGAAAATGGCTGATGGAACATCAGGTCAGCAAGGCCGACTTCAACAGCTATGGCGCACGCCGCGGCCACCACGAAGTGATGATGCGCGGCACCTTCGCCAACATCCGCATCAAGAATGAAATGGTCCCGGGCATCGAAGGCGGCATGTCGCGTTATGGCCAGGAAGTCATGCCGATCTACGACGCCGCGATGCGCCACAAGGCCGATGGCACCCCGCTCGTGGTGATCGCCGGCAAGGAATATGGCACCGGCTCGTCGCGCGACTGGGCGGCGAAGGGCACTAACCTGCTCGGCGTCCGCGCCGTCATCGTCGAAAGCTTCGAGCGCATCCACCGCTCGAACCTTGTCGGCATGGGCGTGCTGCCGCTCCAGTTCCTCGAGGGGCAGACCCGCGAGACGCTGGGCCTGACCGGCGACGACAGCTTCACCATCACGGGTATCGCCGACATCAAGCCGCGCCAGACGGTGACGGTCGAGGTCACGCGCCCCGACGGCTCGACCTTCAGCTTCGATACGCTGTGCCGCATCGACACCGCGAACGAGGTCGAATATTATATGAACGGCGGCATCCTGCACTATGTGCTGCGCAAGCTCGCGGCCTGA
- a CDS encoding LacI family DNA-binding transcriptional regulator, producing the protein MKTLRPTSFDVAERAGVSQSTVSRALRSSPGVNAETRARVAQAAAELGYVVDRHASSLRLKSSETIALVTICRPGEDRSAINPFYFALLGSIAAATSARGFNLLVSFQESEANFRADFVRSGLADAMIVIGTTSNRAAWDYFAAAQASGHDFTCWGSPGGDFHWMRSDNEVGGRLAADHLVASGRRRLAFVGPQRSPQRQFDERRDGFTAALAAQGLAPILAEPPPAEDRHAEGIAAARALLAAHPDIDGIFAASDMLALGVLQGIKDMGRSVPGDVALIGFDGIRAGTLADPALTTIEPDLDAAGEALVAMALEDDAHARDGTRIPVRLAVRGTA; encoded by the coding sequence ATGAAAACCCTGCGCCCGACATCGTTCGACGTCGCCGAGCGCGCGGGCGTGTCGCAGTCGACCGTCTCGCGCGCGCTGCGCAGCAGCCCCGGCGTCAACGCCGAAACGCGCGCCCGCGTCGCGCAGGCGGCGGCCGAGCTTGGCTATGTTGTCGATCGCCACGCCTCGTCGCTCCGCCTCAAAAGCAGCGAGACGATCGCGCTCGTTACTATCTGCCGCCCAGGCGAAGACCGCAGCGCGATCAACCCTTTCTACTTTGCGCTGCTCGGCAGCATCGCCGCCGCCACCTCGGCACGCGGCTTCAACCTGCTCGTTTCCTTTCAGGAGAGCGAAGCCAATTTCCGCGCCGATTTCGTTCGCTCGGGGCTCGCCGACGCGATGATCGTCATCGGCACGACCAGCAACCGCGCCGCGTGGGATTATTTCGCCGCGGCGCAGGCATCGGGGCATGATTTCACCTGCTGGGGCAGCCCCGGCGGGGACTTCCACTGGATGCGCAGCGATAATGAGGTGGGCGGGCGCCTCGCCGCCGATCATCTCGTCGCCTCAGGCCGTCGCCGCCTCGCCTTCGTCGGCCCGCAGCGCTCGCCGCAGCGCCAGTTCGACGAGCGCCGCGACGGCTTCACCGCAGCGCTCGCCGCGCAAGGCCTCGCCCCCATCCTCGCCGAGCCGCCGCCGGCGGAAGATCGCCATGCAGAGGGCATCGCCGCCGCGCGTGCTCTGCTCGCCGCGCATCCCGACATCGACGGTATTTTCGCTGCCAGCGACATGCTCGCGCTGGGGGTGCTACAGGGGATCAAGGATATGGGGCGCAGCGTGCCCGGCGACGTCGCGCTGATCGGCTTCGACGGCATTCGCGCCGGCACGCTCGCCGACCCAGCGCTCACCACGATCGAGCCCGATCTCGACGCCGCGGGTGAGGCGCTCGTCGCCATGGCGCTGGAGGATGATGCCCACGCCCGCGACGGCACCCGCATACCCGTCCGCCTCGCGGTGCGCGGTACTGCCTGA